Proteins encoded by one window of Amaranthus tricolor cultivar Red isolate AtriRed21 chromosome 4, ASM2621246v1, whole genome shotgun sequence:
- the LOC130810847 gene encoding uncharacterized protein LOC130810847, translating into MPRRLEPSLDMKPPRSRHVYAMEGETRTRNLLDEGNDPMFNKNRKDIFFAIRDEFPTPPPTTTPSDRRNYNLWCDYHKEHGHTFAQCRELKLADEGKLTRFINRKDYGTRTDTEKRPWNPKCRSPRRDKARRESSNTQGTINVIFGGYSEEYPTICADRDSVHPLLKDPPKTTSNGPIMRFDATTSQPLQQSHTDPLVVTIKIWQMKVRRVLVDTGSTADLIMMECLRQMKFKENHLQPLDKPLIGFGGNQVIPLGRIILLYGWERETEAEQCPYDSRWWI; encoded by the coding sequence ATGCCACGTCGCCTGGAACCCTCATTAGATATGAAACCTCCACGATCCAGACATGTGTATGCCATGGAAGGGGAAACCAGGACACGAAACTTACTCGACGAAGGTAACGATCCGATGTTCAACAAGAACAGGAAAGACATATTCTTCGCCATCCGGGACGAGTTTccaactccacctcctactACCACCCCCTCTGATCGTCGCAACTACAAtttgtggtgtgattaccacaaagaacaTGGCCATACCTTCGCCCAATGTCGTGAACTCAAGCTAGCCGACGAGGGGAAGTTAACACGGTTCATCAATCGGAAAGACTATGGCACAAGAACCGACACTGAAAAAAGACCTTGGAACCCGAAATGCAGATCTCCCAGAAGAGATAAGGCTagacgcgaaagttccaacactcaaggaactatcaacGTGATTTTCGGCGGCTACTCCGAAGAATACCCTACTATTTGCGCAGATAGAGACAGCGTTCATCCTCTGCTCAAAGATCCACCAAAAACCACATCAAATGGGCCCATCATGAGATTCGATGCTACTACTTCCCAGCCGTTGCAACAATCACATACTGATCCTTTAGTGGTTACAATCAAGATTTGGCAAATGAAGGTGAGGCGAGTATTGGTGGATACCGGAAGTACGGCAGATCTTATAATGATGGAATGCCTCAGGCAAATGAAGTTCAAAGAAAACCACTTGCAGCCCCTCGATAAACCCTTGATCGGGTTCGGAGGAAATCAAGTCATACCCCTGGGAAGAATCATACTCCTGTACGGGTGGGAGAGAGAGACAGAAGCAGAACAatgcccatacgattcacgATGGTGGATCTGA